The Drosophila innubila isolate TH190305 chromosome 2L unlocalized genomic scaffold, UK_Dinn_1.0 4_B_2L, whole genome shotgun sequence genome segment TAGTGCATACAGTAAACATTCAGCATGCGAGAACTGAAATGAGGGCGGCGTATCTGCCACATCATCGTCACTCAGCTTTGGCAACGGCATGTACTCCTGTAAATCATCAACAGTTTAGCATATAATTCGATTAAATCATAATGATAAGAGACTCACAAGAAGAACATTGTAGACAGCATTGATGCGCTCATTGGCGTTCTCCAGCTTATCGGTATTAGTTATCATCTCGGCGAATACTTTAAGCAGACGCAACTGTATTTGATCTTGTGAGACTGCAGTGGCAATCAAATTCCATGTGTCGATGGGCAACAGTTTATCGCAAACGTAGCTCACAAACTGTGTCGATTTGATTGTTTTCTATAATTAAAACAGATAAGatctataaatgaaaaaaataattagtttgTACTGTTTAAATACCGAAAAGTAAGGTGCAGCTGCTGTGGCACATTGTATGAAACGCTCCACAACTTCATCGTCAACAGCAATGGTATCAGTGTCCGTGGTATTCAATTCAGCTTGTTCCGTGGCCAGTTTTACAAGTTCAGCATGACCGGTAATTGTGCTTCCCAGTTTTGTTGCACCCAAAATCGTCATGCATAAGTGAAATTCATCGGCTGTCACATCCTGTAATGCCTTCTTGATCTCATCCACAATATAGTCCTCAATTTCCTTGGTTATAACATTGGGACCCATTGTCAACAGCTTGGTGGCAATGAATTTAAAGCAACGCTCTCGTGTCTGCTCATCGCCCGTGGTGATTTGCTGGAATAAACCAGTTATCGAGTTCTTTGTGTCTAGCTTAATGATGCTTAGCAACGAGTTGTTGACTTGCTGCAACTCGGTTGCATCGTCCAATATCAGCAGCTGTGCCAGAGTGTCGCCCACGCGGATTGTGGCTTCTGCATTGCCTTGACACAGCTTAGGCAAGTCTTTGATGGCTTGTCGACGTATCTGCAAGTATAATTCGAAAGTTATTCACACATTTTGACTTATTTAGTGATTGATTGACGCACCTGTGTATCATCATCTTCACATAAATCGAACTGTGCATCGATTGCGGTGTCACACAATTCCGGAAAGTGTTTGAAAAAGTTGCCAATAAATTGGGATGCTAATCTCTTCTCTTTCGATGTACCTTTTACGGCCTGCAATATCTCTTTGTATTCCGCCACATGCTGCaagcattaaaattgcaaattttctatacatatccatatacaaatttgtacATTTCATTTAACTAGCGCCGGCGCGCGTGTATTATCGCATACTTGTGTATGTATGAGTGCGAGTGTGAatgtgtatgcatgtacatacatgtatgtatatgagcACCGTACATTTTGACGCGTTGTTTTAATGGTGCTTACCTCAGAAATTTTATCACCCGCCTCGGATAATATCTCGTAGCATTTATAAAGTCGTTCAATGTTGTCCATTGTGGTTGCCTAATGGTAAActcttatttcaaaatatttttaaagttactttACACAGAGCGCACAAGAAAACGTTTTCGCACGATTTTTTTCTCAAACAAAATGGTGTGTCTAGTCAGTGATGACACTTCTAGTGAGTAAGCCGACTATTGATGCAATAGCTGCTATCGATTATAACTATCGATATATAGCAACGAATAACCAAATAACGTatagaaattgattttgaatatttatttgaatagaTGGAATTTCTTGGATAATTTAATTAGGCGATTGCCTTTAAGGCCTGCTCAAAGTAATCCACCATCATGGGATATACCTCATCGTATTGTTGAATATTCTTGCGTCTGGCATTATCGCGATATCTCTGAAGCGCGCCCGATATCAGCTCTAATTTCTCACGTTCTGCCGTGTGTCCATCCAGCCATTCAATTAAACGCTCGTTTGACCAATTTGCTGTGGTGTGCGGTGACTGTAGATCTGCACC includes the following:
- the LOC117794512 gene encoding apoptosis inhibitor 5 homolog; this encodes MDNIERLYKCYEILSEAGDKISEHVAEYKEILQAVKGTSKEKRLASQFIGNFFKHFPELCDTAIDAQFDLCEDDDTQIRRQAIKDLPKLCQGNAEATIRVGDTLAQLLILDDATELQQVNNSLLSIIKLDTKNSITGLFQQITTGDEQTRERCFKFIATKLLTMGPNVITKEIEDYIVDEIKKALQDVTADEFHLCMTILGATKLGSTITGHAELVKLATEQAELNTTDTDTIAVDDEVVERFIQCATAAAPYFSKTIKSTQFVSYVCDKLLPIDTWNLIATAVSQDQIQLRLLKVFAEMITNTDKLENANERINAVYNVLLEYMPLPKLSDDDVADTPPSFQFSHAECLLYALHTLGKKHPGNLTFIEDAEKLKDFRARLQYLARGTQGYIKKLEEALKGKTAEELKTEENQLKQTALKTTSNINILIRDLFHSPPIFKHDIVLSWIVPKSSKLGKRHVPITFGDKGAANGNQETDQQDKKSRPSNEQKFYSPPSGKYSGKVNPNYGNNSNNNRGRQRGGGGGGGFRNRRYRY